The stretch of DNA ATTTATTGATGCAAGAAGTGCAGCTGAAGTTAAATTTCCGAATCAATTTGAGTTCAAATGGACAAAGGCTACTCGTGATATGCAACGCAAAGGAGAACATCCTCACGTTTCATTAGCCGACAAAGTATTTGTTGAAGCTATTGGAGGTGATATTACGATTAAAGTTGAAGACAATACCAAAACAGGTAAAGGTATTTACAGCGAAGATGTTAAACATAAAGATCAAACTTTAGACGATTCAGAAATCAATTTCTTTGATTATCAAAATCTAATCGCATTTAAAATAAAACCTTATCAAGAAGAAGAACGTTACTTCATCTATAATCACAAAGATAAAAAAGTCGCTCGTGTAGACTCTTTACAATATTCTGGTATTTTGCTTCCAGAAAATCAAGGTTTAATCTACCCTAATGGTTATGCTTTACAAACAGGTGAAATTAAAACCTTAGAAACAAATAACAAACCAATATTTTTTTATAAAAAAATTGTTGGAATAAATGGGGAAAATTTCTTGTTTATCTTTTACAATCAAGAGAGCAATGAATACATGTTAATTCCATACAACATCATCAAACAAAGTATTGAAACACCTATTCATTGTAATGGTTTCACTCTCTTTGAAGATGGAAAAATGTGCTATTTCAAAAGCAATGAAGAAACAAAACATCATTTAGTACAAATTTGGCAAACACCATTTACAAAAGATGTAGTTGTTGACAACCAAAATAAAGATAACATTATCTATAAAGTTGGTAACAAAGATTTAGTACGCTTAATGGCCGAATGTCAAGAATTACAAGTTTTTTTAAATAAAAAAGATTCTTATAACGGTTTATATGATGAAATTGTAAAGCACACTACTACTATTTTAGATAGTTATTATTTCTTAAATGAGAATGGTGTTTTTAAAATTAATGAGCCGCTTCAAGAAATTCGAAATATTGCTCATACTGCAATAAATGAATTTGAAAAAGTTCAGGAGATAAAAAAGAAAACGGCTGCGGCCTTAGAAGAAATAAAAGAAAAATTTGAGGCTAAAACAAATGAACTTAGTTATCAAAACTATACTAGTTTACAACAGTACATT from Flavobacterium haoranii encodes:
- a CDS encoding DNA repair ATPase, translating into MSNETIQNGTYEIIQQRLTQQKNELTKRIALVDEERKKIFGGIDYNLIANERLSTEQSCKIRDIISIGSICLVGHQTHLGLKTEVDITDVFSMYTFSENRFEPLALSWLEDQNFIDEFKNLYKYYRNTTFTKFFISGNYLYFVFQLSSSATDIKAFKWLLKEDGIVFIDARSAAEVKFPNQFEFKWTKATRDMQRKGEHPHVSLADKVFVEAIGGDITIKVEDNTKTGKGIYSEDVKHKDQTLDDSEINFFDYQNLIAFKIKPYQEEERYFIYNHKDKKVARVDSLQYSGILLPENQGLIYPNGYALQTGEIKTLETNNKPIFFYKKIVGINGENFLFIFYNQESNEYMLIPYNIIKQSIETPIHCNGFTLFEDGKMCYFKSNEETKHHLVQIWQTPFTKDVVVDNQNKDNIIYKVGNKDLVRLMAECQELQVFLNKKDSYNGLYDEIVKHTTTILDSYYFLNENGVFKINEPLQEIRNIAHTAINEFEKVQEIKKKTAAALEEIKEKFEAKTNELSYQNYTSLQQYIVSLSEIRSLRWEMISAKDLQYVDVKLIDAWEDELSILSDRLANDCVIFLLAPEALAPYQQIIDSVSSEISTLLKTIQAKEIEKSLDELAIQLELLVDIVNNLKIEDASHSTQIIENISVLFSLINQERIVLNNKKESFLAKN